Proteins encoded in a region of the Streptomyces violaceoruber genome:
- a CDS encoding ABC transporter ATP-binding protein, producing MTTAPIADRSTLVAARATELSKIYGQGETQVVALDRVSIDFRQAELTAIMGPSGSGKSTLMHCVAGLDTFSSGSVRIGETELGSLKDKQLTKLRRDKIGFIFQAFNLLPTLTALENITLPMDIAGRKPDKQWVDSVIEMVGLSGRLGHRPAQLSGGQQQRVAVARALASRPEIIFGDEPTGNLDSRSGAEVLGFLRNSVRELGQTVVMVTHDPVAAAYADRVVFLADGRIVDELYGPTADSVLDRMKRFDAKGRTS from the coding sequence GTGACCACCGCACCCATCGCCGACCGGTCCACCCTCGTGGCCGCACGCGCCACGGAGCTTTCCAAGATCTACGGCCAGGGCGAGACCCAGGTGGTCGCCCTGGACCGGGTCTCCATCGACTTCCGGCAGGCCGAGCTCACCGCGATCATGGGCCCCTCCGGCTCCGGCAAGTCCACGCTGATGCACTGCGTCGCGGGCCTGGACACCTTCTCGTCCGGCTCGGTGCGCATCGGCGAGACCGAGCTGGGCTCGCTCAAGGACAAGCAGCTCACCAAGCTGCGCCGGGACAAGATCGGCTTCATCTTCCAGGCGTTCAACCTGCTGCCGACGCTGACGGCGCTGGAGAACATCACCCTCCCGATGGACATCGCGGGCCGCAAGCCGGACAAGCAGTGGGTGGACTCCGTGATCGAGATGGTCGGGCTGTCCGGACGCCTCGGGCACCGGCCGGCCCAGCTCTCCGGCGGGCAGCAGCAGCGGGTCGCCGTGGCACGGGCGCTGGCCTCCCGGCCGGAGATCATCTTCGGGGACGAGCCGACCGGAAACCTCGACTCCCGTTCCGGCGCCGAGGTGCTGGGCTTCCTGCGCAACTCGGTGCGGGAGCTGGGCCAGACCGTGGTGATGGTGACCCACGACCCGGTGGCCGCCGCCTACGCGGACCGGGTGGTCTTCCTCGCGGACGGGCGCATCGTCGACGAACTGTACGGGCCCACGGCCGACTCGGTGCTCGACCGTATGAAGCGGTTCGACGCCAAGGGCCGCACCAGCTGA
- a CDS encoding DUF2776 family protein → MTIGEVPRGGPLPCPRLVATQRPCWRSPLLAALATWVWAFVLLAGGGGGAANGGFTAGHVMIGLALVCTCLIGLQHLRQIQNT, encoded by the coding sequence GTGACCATCGGTGAGGTTCCACGGGGCGGGCCATTGCCCTGCCCGCGGCTGGTTGCGACTCAGCGGCCCTGCTGGCGCTCCCCGCTCCTCGCGGCCCTGGCGACCTGGGTATGGGCTTTCGTCCTGCTGGCCGGCGGAGGGGGTGGAGCCGCGAACGGCGGCTTCACGGCCGGACACGTGATGATCGGACTGGCCCTCGTGTGCACCTGTCTGATCGGACTGCAGCATCTGCGGCAGATCCAGAACACCTAG
- a CDS encoding SAM-dependent methyltransferase — protein MADAALRLQNLFEQLLGAPLPVRIRAWDGSQAGPPGAPTLVVRNRRALRRLLFKPGELGLARAWVAGDIDIDGDLYTALGLMAGLIWERGEDARGLVEALRDPEVRSAVRGLVKLAGPPLPPAPPPEEVRRARGHLHTKRSDKRAISHHYDVGNDFYELVLGPSMVYSCAYWPAPPAEGGTLEDAQRDKLELVSRKLDLSPGRRLLDVGCGWGSMAIHAAREHGVSVVGVTLSQEQAAYARKRVADEGLTDRVEIRVQDYRDVADGPYDAISSIGMAEHVGAERYLEYATDLHRLLKPGGRLLNHQIARRPQRDESSYNVDEFIDAYVFPDGELAPVGTTVTQLERAGFEVRDVESIREHYALTLRRWVANLESDWATAVRLVSPGRARVWQLYMAASALAFERNRIGVNQVLAVKTPDSGASGLPLRARVWGAPGRA, from the coding sequence ATGGCTGACGCCGCGCTGCGGCTGCAGAACCTCTTCGAACAGTTGCTGGGAGCACCACTTCCGGTGCGCATCCGCGCCTGGGACGGTTCGCAGGCGGGTCCGCCGGGCGCGCCGACCCTCGTCGTCCGCAACCGCAGGGCCCTGCGCCGCCTGCTGTTCAAACCGGGTGAACTGGGCCTGGCCCGCGCCTGGGTGGCTGGCGACATCGACATCGACGGAGACCTCTACACCGCCCTCGGGCTGATGGCCGGCCTGATCTGGGAGCGCGGCGAGGACGCCCGCGGCCTGGTCGAGGCGCTCCGCGACCCGGAGGTCCGGTCCGCCGTACGCGGACTGGTGAAGCTCGCCGGGCCGCCGCTGCCGCCCGCCCCGCCGCCCGAGGAGGTCCGCCGGGCCCGCGGCCACCTGCACACCAAGCGCAGCGACAAGCGGGCCATCAGCCACCACTACGACGTCGGCAACGACTTCTACGAACTCGTCCTCGGCCCCTCCATGGTCTACTCCTGCGCCTACTGGCCCGCCCCGCCGGCCGAGGGCGGCACCCTGGAGGACGCCCAGCGCGACAAGCTCGAACTCGTCAGCCGCAAGCTGGACCTGAGCCCCGGTCGGCGTCTCCTCGACGTCGGCTGCGGCTGGGGCTCGATGGCGATCCACGCGGCCCGCGAGCACGGCGTGAGCGTCGTCGGCGTGACCCTCTCCCAGGAACAGGCCGCCTACGCCCGCAAGCGCGTCGCGGACGAGGGGCTCACCGACCGGGTGGAGATCCGCGTCCAGGACTACCGGGACGTCGCGGACGGGCCGTACGACGCCATCTCCTCCATCGGCATGGCCGAGCACGTCGGCGCCGAGCGCTACCTGGAATACGCCACCGACCTGCACAGACTGCTCAAGCCCGGCGGACGGCTGCTGAACCACCAGATCGCCCGCCGCCCGCAGCGGGACGAGTCCTCCTACAACGTCGACGAGTTCATCGACGCCTACGTCTTCCCCGACGGCGAACTGGCCCCCGTCGGCACCACCGTCACCCAGCTGGAGCGCGCCGGGTTCGAGGTCCGCGACGTGGAGTCGATCCGCGAGCACTACGCGCTCACCCTGCGCCGCTGGGTCGCCAACCTGGAGTCCGACTGGGCGACCGCCGTCCGCCTCGTCAGCCCCGGCCGCGCCCGGGTCTGGCAGCTGTACATGGCCGCCTCCGCGCTCGCCTTCGAACGCAACCGGATCGGCGTCAACCAGGTCCTCGCGGTGAAGACGCCCGACTCGGGCGCCTCCGGGCTGCCGCTGCGGGCCCGTGTGTGGGGCGCGCCCGGCCGGGCCTGA
- the rpfA gene encoding resuscitation-promoting factor protein RpfA, whose product MLFSGKGKHRRPSKATRVIAVAGVTGAAVAAPLMAAGNASAATASEWDAVAQCESGGNWSINTGNGYYGGLQFSASTWAAYGGTQYASTADQASKSQQIQIAEKVLAGQGKGAWPVCGTGLSGAAYTGGGSEGSGSGSSEGSQSQSSGSTAERSTEQKASRSAERPAAEPKAEKPAAKKKTVTTPTGKKVEKGDGEYKVVKGDTLSSIAEEHDVKGGWAKLFKLNDDIVDDADLIYPGQQLHLK is encoded by the coding sequence ATGCTGTTTTCCGGCAAGGGCAAGCACCGTCGTCCGTCCAAGGCCACCCGTGTCATCGCCGTCGCCGGCGTCACCGGTGCCGCCGTCGCCGCCCCGCTGATGGCGGCCGGCAACGCCTCCGCCGCCACCGCGTCCGAGTGGGACGCCGTTGCCCAGTGCGAGTCCGGCGGCAACTGGTCCATCAACACCGGCAACGGTTACTACGGCGGTCTGCAGTTCTCCGCCTCCACCTGGGCCGCCTACGGCGGTACCCAGTACGCCTCCACCGCCGACCAGGCGAGCAAGTCCCAGCAGATCCAGATCGCCGAGAAGGTGCTCGCGGGCCAGGGCAAGGGTGCCTGGCCGGTCTGCGGCACCGGCCTGTCGGGCGCCGCCTACACCGGTGGCGGCTCCGAGGGCAGCGGCTCCGGCAGCTCCGAGGGCTCGCAGAGCCAGAGCAGCGGCTCCACCGCCGAGCGCTCCACCGAGCAGAAGGCCTCCCGCTCCGCCGAGCGCCCGGCCGCCGAGCCGAAGGCCGAGAAGCCCGCCGCGAAGAAGAAGACCGTCACCACCCCGACCGGCAAGAAGGTCGAGAAGGGCGACGGCGAGTACAAGGTCGTCAAGGGCGACACCCTCAGCTCGATCGCCGAGGAGCACGACGTCAAGGGCGGCTGGGCGAAGCTGTTCAAGCTGAACGACGACATCGTCGACGACGCCGACCTGATCTACCCGGGCCAGCAGCTGCACCTGAAGTAA
- a CDS encoding DUF2776 family protein produces the protein MCWSIHSRVLLLALVWRWTAPLANRAPLIPVGTALLCRFLAALLVETADSAVVVAARVPIGLGALCFSLFSLVSVLESGIGDGADGEGEPEGSGTAADL, from the coding sequence ATCTGCTGGAGCATTCACAGCAGGGTGCTCCTGCTGGCCCTCGTCTGGCGGTGGACCGCTCCCCTGGCGAACCGGGCTCCGCTGATACCGGTCGGCACCGCCCTGCTCTGCCGCTTCCTCGCGGCCCTTCTTGTCGAAACCGCCGACTCCGCGGTCGTCGTGGCGGCTCGTGTCCCGATCGGGCTCGGCGCCCTCTGCTTCTCGCTGTTCTCCCTGGTCTCCGTCCTGGAGAGCGGTATCGGCGACGGCGCGGACGGTGAAGGGGAACCCGAGGGATCCGGGACCGCGGCCGATCTGTGA
- the divIC gene encoding cell division protein DivIC encodes MAVKDRDRFSTATRIRIIGEQTAARVYRSQTKRQARRSRLTGRAALLAMVLCSLVVALAYPIRQYVAQRAEIADLQREQRETRQRVEDLRDLKARWQDDAYAEQQVRLRLHYVMPGETGFVVVDPEAAEQTRARAGAADRPWYQNVWDGVDKADAVARRQ; translated from the coding sequence ATGGCCGTGAAGGACCGGGACCGTTTCTCCACCGCGACCAGGATCCGGATCATCGGGGAACAGACCGCGGCCCGGGTCTACCGCTCGCAGACCAAGCGCCAGGCCCGGCGCTCCCGGCTGACCGGCCGGGCCGCGCTGCTGGCGATGGTGCTCTGCTCGCTCGTCGTGGCGCTCGCCTACCCGATCCGGCAGTACGTCGCACAGCGCGCCGAGATCGCCGATCTCCAGCGGGAGCAGCGGGAGACCCGGCAGCGGGTCGAGGACCTGCGCGACCTCAAGGCACGCTGGCAGGACGACGCCTACGCCGAGCAGCAGGTCCGGCTGCGGCTGCACTACGTGATGCCGGGGGAGACGGGGTTCGTCGTCGTCGACCCGGAGGCGGCCGAGCAGACCCGCGCCCGGGCCGGCGCCGCCGACCGTCCCTGGTACCAGAACGTGTGGGACGGGGTCGACAAGGCCGACGCCGTCGCCCGCCGGCAGTGA
- a CDS encoding NAD(P)/FAD-dependent oxidoreductase — protein sequence MSTTERPRILVVGGGYVGLYAARRIQKKMRYGEATVTVVDPRSYMTYQPFLPEAAAGSISPRHVVVPLRRVLPKAEVLTGRVTTIDQDRKVATVAPLVGEAYELPFDYLVIAMGAVSRTFPIPGLAEQGIGMKGIEESIGLRNHVLEQLDKADSTTDEEIRRKALTFVFVGGGFAGAETIGEVEDMARDAAKYYNNVSREDMRFILVDAADKILPEVGPKLGQYGKEHLEGRGVEVYLSTSMDSCVDGHVVLKNGLEVDSNTIVWTAGVKPNPALARFGLPLGPRGHVDTQATLQVQGTDYIWAAGDNAQVPDLVGRKAGNENAWCPPNAQHALRQAKVLGDNVISGMRGFPQKPYSHANKGAVAGLGLHKGVAMIVMGKMKIKLKGRLAWYMHRGYHGMAMPTFNRKIRVFADWTLGMFLKREVVSLGAMETPREEFYEAAKPAPKPAAAKAADQGDQSEKAAKQEKTEAKAS from the coding sequence ATGAGCACCACGGAGCGTCCCAGGATCCTCGTAGTAGGCGGTGGGTACGTAGGCCTGTACGCAGCTCGACGCATCCAGAAGAAGATGCGTTACGGCGAGGCGACCGTCACCGTCGTCGACCCGCGGTCGTACATGACCTACCAGCCCTTCCTCCCCGAAGCCGCCGCCGGCAGCATCTCCCCGCGGCACGTCGTCGTCCCCCTGCGGCGCGTGCTTCCGAAGGCGGAGGTCCTCACCGGCCGGGTCACCACCATCGACCAGGACCGCAAGGTCGCCACCGTCGCGCCGCTGGTCGGCGAGGCGTACGAGCTGCCCTTCGACTACCTGGTCATCGCGATGGGCGCGGTCTCCCGCACCTTCCCGATCCCCGGCCTCGCCGAGCAGGGCATCGGCATGAAGGGCATCGAGGAGTCCATCGGCCTGCGCAACCACGTGCTGGAGCAGCTCGACAAGGCCGACTCCACCACCGACGAGGAGATCCGCCGCAAGGCGCTCACCTTCGTCTTCGTCGGCGGCGGCTTCGCCGGCGCGGAGACCATCGGTGAGGTCGAGGACATGGCCCGGGACGCGGCCAAGTACTACAACAACGTCTCCCGCGAGGACATGCGCTTCATCCTCGTGGACGCCGCCGACAAGATCCTCCCCGAGGTCGGCCCCAAGCTCGGCCAGTACGGCAAGGAGCACCTCGAGGGCCGCGGCGTCGAGGTCTACCTGTCCACCTCCATGGACTCCTGCGTCGACGGCCACGTGGTGCTGAAGAACGGGCTGGAGGTCGACTCCAACACCATCGTGTGGACGGCCGGCGTCAAGCCCAACCCGGCGCTGGCCCGCTTCGGCCTGCCGCTGGGCCCCCGCGGTCACGTCGACACCCAGGCGACCCTCCAGGTCCAGGGGACCGACTACATCTGGGCCGCGGGCGACAACGCCCAGGTGCCGGACCTCGTCGGCCGCAAGGCGGGCAACGAGAACGCCTGGTGCCCGCCGAACGCCCAGCACGCGCTCCGCCAGGCCAAGGTCCTCGGCGACAACGTGATCTCCGGCATGCGGGGCTTCCCGCAGAAGCCGTACAGCCACGCCAACAAGGGCGCGGTGGCGGGTCTCGGCCTGCACAAGGGCGTCGCGATGATCGTCATGGGCAAGATGAAGATCAAGCTCAAGGGCCGTCTCGCCTGGTACATGCACCGGGGCTACCACGGCATGGCCATGCCGACCTTCAACCGCAAGATCCGCGTCTTCGCGGACTGGACGCTCGGCATGTTCCTCAAGCGCGAGGTCGTCTCCCTCGGCGCGATGGAGACCCCGCGCGAGGAGTTCTACGAGGCCGCCAAGCCGGCCCCGAAGCCCGCCGCGGCGAAGGCCGCCGACCAGGGCGACCAGAGCGAGAAGGCCGCGAAGCAGGAGAAGACCGAGGCCAAGGCCTCCTGA
- the eno gene encoding phosphopyruvate hydratase, translating to MPSIDVVVAREILDSRGNPTVEVEVGLDDGSTGRAAVPSGASTGAFEAIELRDGDPSRYLGKGVEKAVLAVIEQIGPELVGYDATEQRLIDQAMFDLDATDNKGSLGANAILGVSLAVAHAASEASDLPLFRYLGGPNAHLLPVPMMNILNGGSHADSNVDIQEFMIAPIGAESFSEALRWGAEVYHTLKKVLKNKGLATGLGDEGGFAPNLGSNREALDLILEAIKEAGYTPGEQIALALDVAASEFYKDGSYAFEGKNRSAAEMTEYYAELVEAYPLVSIEDPLFEDDWDGWNTITAKLGDKVQLVGDDLFVTNPERLARGIEENSANALLVKVNQIGSLTETLDAVELAQRNGFKCMMSHRSGETEDVTIADLAVATNCGQIKTGAPARSERVAKYNQLLRIEEILDDAAVYAGRSAFPRFKG from the coding sequence GTGCCGTCCATCGACGTCGTCGTAGCCCGGGAAATCCTGGACTCCCGAGGCAACCCCACGGTCGAGGTCGAGGTCGGCCTCGACGACGGCAGCACGGGTCGTGCCGCCGTTCCGTCCGGCGCCTCCACCGGTGCCTTCGAGGCCATCGAGCTGCGTGACGGCGACCCGAGCCGTTACCTCGGCAAGGGCGTCGAGAAGGCCGTGCTGGCCGTCATCGAGCAGATCGGCCCGGAGCTGGTCGGCTACGACGCCACCGAGCAGCGCCTGATCGACCAGGCCATGTTCGACCTGGACGCCACCGACAACAAGGGCTCGCTCGGCGCCAACGCCATCCTCGGCGTCTCCCTCGCCGTCGCCCACGCCGCCTCCGAGGCCAGCGACCTGCCGCTCTTCCGCTACCTGGGCGGCCCGAACGCGCACCTGCTGCCGGTGCCGATGATGAACATCCTGAACGGCGGCTCGCACGCCGACTCCAACGTGGACATCCAGGAGTTCATGATCGCCCCGATCGGCGCGGAGTCCTTCTCCGAGGCGCTGCGCTGGGGCGCCGAGGTCTACCACACCCTCAAGAAGGTCCTGAAGAACAAGGGCCTGGCCACCGGCCTCGGCGACGAGGGCGGCTTCGCCCCGAACCTGGGCTCCAACCGCGAGGCCCTCGACCTCATCCTCGAGGCGATCAAGGAGGCCGGCTACACCCCCGGCGAGCAGATCGCCCTCGCGCTCGACGTCGCCGCGTCCGAGTTCTACAAGGACGGCTCCTACGCCTTCGAGGGCAAGAACCGCTCCGCCGCCGAGATGACCGAGTACTACGCCGAGCTGGTCGAGGCGTACCCGCTGGTCTCCATCGAGGACCCGCTGTTCGAGGACGACTGGGACGGCTGGAACACCATCACCGCCAAGCTCGGCGACAAGGTGCAGCTGGTCGGCGACGACCTGTTCGTCACCAACCCGGAGCGCCTGGCCCGCGGCATCGAGGAGAACTCGGCCAACGCCCTGCTCGTCAAGGTCAACCAGATCGGTTCGCTGACCGAGACTCTGGACGCCGTCGAGCTGGCCCAGCGCAACGGCTTCAAGTGCATGATGTCCCACCGCTCCGGCGAGACCGAGGACGTCACCATCGCCGACCTGGCCGTCGCCACCAACTGCGGCCAGATCAAGACCGGCGCCCCGGCCCGCTCCGAGCGCGTCGCCAAGTACAACCAGCTGCTGCGCATCGAGGAGATCCTCGACGACGCCGCGGTGTACGCCGGCCGCAGCGCCTTCCCCCGCTTCAAGGGCTGA
- a CDS encoding Ppx/GppA phosphatase family protein gives MTRVAAVDCGTNSIRLLVADADPATGELTDLDRRMTIVRLGQGVDRTGRLAPEALERTFAACREYAEVVKAHGAERLRFVATSASRDAENRDDFVRGVLDILGVEPEVISGDQEAEFSFTGATKELTGRADLDKPYLVVDIGGGSTEFVVGEDHVRAARSVDVGCVRMTERHLVRDGAVTDPPTAEQVAAMRADIEAALDLAGRTVPLGEARTLVGLAGSVTTVSAIAQELPEYDSAAIHHSRVSRDRVREITDWLLASTHAERAAVASMHPGRVDVIAAGSLVLLAIMERTGAEEVVVSEHDILDGIAWSIA, from the coding sequence GTGACCCGTGTCGCCGCCGTCGACTGCGGTACGAACTCCATCCGGCTGCTGGTGGCCGACGCCGACCCCGCCACGGGCGAGCTGACCGACCTGGACCGCCGCATGACCATCGTGCGGCTCGGCCAGGGCGTCGACCGCACCGGGCGGCTCGCGCCCGAGGCGCTGGAGCGGACCTTCGCCGCCTGCCGCGAGTACGCCGAGGTCGTCAAGGCGCACGGCGCGGAGCGGCTGCGCTTCGTCGCCACCTCCGCCTCCCGCGACGCGGAGAACCGGGACGACTTCGTGCGCGGTGTGCTGGACATCCTGGGCGTCGAGCCCGAGGTCATCTCGGGCGACCAGGAGGCCGAGTTCTCCTTCACCGGGGCGACGAAGGAACTGACCGGCCGGGCGGACCTCGACAAGCCCTACCTGGTCGTCGACATCGGCGGCGGCTCCACCGAGTTCGTCGTCGGCGAGGACCACGTGCGCGCCGCCCGCTCGGTGGACGTCGGCTGCGTCCGGATGACCGAGCGGCACCTGGTGCGCGACGGCGCGGTGACCGATCCGCCCACCGCGGAGCAGGTCGCCGCGATGCGGGCCGACATCGAGGCCGCCCTGGACCTGGCCGGGCGGACGGTGCCACTGGGCGAGGCGCGCACGCTGGTGGGTCTGGCCGGTTCGGTGACGACGGTGTCCGCGATCGCGCAGGAGCTGCCGGAGTACGACTCGGCCGCCATCCACCACTCCCGCGTCTCTCGCGACCGGGTCCGGGAGATCACCGACTGGCTGCTGGCCTCCACCCACGCCGAGCGCGCGGCGGTTGCGTCCATGCATCCGGGCCGGGTCGACGTGATCGCGGCCGGGTCACTCGTGCTGCTGGCGATCATGGAGCGTACGGGCGCGGAGGAGGTCGTCGTGAGCGAGCACGACATCCTCGACGGCATCGCGTGGTCGATCGCGTAG
- a CDS encoding DUF501 domain-containing protein translates to MQTPPPTTPRTEPTDADVAAFKQQLGRPPRGLRAIAHRCPCGQPDVVETAPRLPDGTPFPTLYYLTCPKAASAIGTLEANGVMKEMTERLATDPELAAAYRAAHEDYIRRRDEIEELTGFPSAGGMPDRVKCLHVLVAHSLAAGPGVNPLGDEAIAMLPEWWRKGPCVTPTEQTDETDETGQEDAQ, encoded by the coding sequence ATGCAGACTCCCCCGCCGACCACCCCGCGCACCGAGCCGACCGACGCGGACGTGGCGGCCTTCAAGCAGCAGCTCGGACGTCCGCCGCGCGGACTGCGGGCCATCGCGCACCGCTGCCCGTGCGGACAGCCCGACGTGGTGGAGACGGCGCCGCGGCTGCCCGACGGCACGCCCTTCCCCACGCTGTACTACCTGACGTGTCCGAAGGCGGCCTCCGCCATCGGCACGCTGGAGGCGAACGGCGTGATGAAGGAGATGACCGAGCGGCTGGCCACCGACCCGGAGCTGGCCGCCGCCTACCGCGCCGCGCACGAGGACTACATCCGGCGCCGCGACGAGATCGAGGAGCTGACGGGCTTCCCGAGCGCGGGCGGCATGCCGGACCGTGTGAAGTGCCTGCACGTGCTGGTCGCCCACTCGCTGGCCGCCGGCCCCGGCGTCAACCCGCTGGGCGACGAGGCGATCGCGATGCTGCCCGAGTGGTGGCGCAAGGGCCCGTGCGTGACGCCCACCGAGCAGACCGACGAGACCGACGAGACCGGCCAGGAGGACGCCCAGTGA
- a CDS encoding ABC transporter permease, whose translation MFRTALRNVFAHKARLLMTVLAVMLGVAFVSGTLVFADTLSNAFRNQSAKSYQDVAVAVTSYADSDNPKDEYALSDEVLDRISAVDGVAGVYGRVEGFAGVADPDGKLIGVGWSNKGSNFAPGKDGKDAAYTFTDGSGPVKDDQIALDEDSAGKGEYQVGDRVRVATNGPVKEYTLSGVFTTEDGAVNAGGSLVLFDTAVAQKQYLRPGYFESATVAAAPGADDARILKAVEPLLPDTAEAQTGRALADEQADQIEQGMGNLKQVLLGFAGIALFVGIFLISNTFTMLVAQRTKEIALMRAVGASRRQITRSVLAEAALVGLVASAVGFALGVGLAVGLRSGMAAFDMKMPAGPLVLSATPVVAAFAVGVLITVFAAWLPGRRAAKIPPVAAMNSVHAVATTKSLVVRNSIGAAITALGAAGIVAGASAGGDDGRMYIGAGAFFALIGVIVLIPLLSRPVIALVRPLLVGPFGVAGKLAGQNAVRNPRRTGATASALAIGLTLVTALSVLGVTVGAAIDKMTTDNIRADYMVSMANGGDLDRSALTALEKADGVSAVSPQQDAYFQVDGEYVSASAVTPGDIEKVLTVDVVSGNAGSLAQGRIAVAEKTAENRGWKPGDTVPVTFDDDEKATLTVGAVYKDSEFLSPVLVDRKVVDRHEAKPSIRQIFVKVDGGQSAANEKVLVDALGDNPAITVMDRQDIRDEFGGAINTLLNVMYGLLAMALIIAVLGVVNTLAMSVFERQQEIGMLRAIGLDRRRVKRMVRLEAVVISVFGAVVGIGLGTFLGWAIGETVADSIPGYALVLPWDRIGIFVVLAGLVGVLAALWPARNAARLNMLNAIKAE comes from the coding sequence ATGTTCCGTACCGCCTTGCGCAACGTCTTCGCGCACAAGGCCAGGCTGTTGATGACCGTGCTCGCCGTGATGCTCGGCGTGGCGTTCGTGTCGGGCACCCTGGTCTTCGCCGACACCCTCTCCAACGCCTTCCGCAACCAGTCGGCGAAGAGCTACCAGGACGTCGCCGTCGCCGTCACCTCGTACGCCGACTCCGACAACCCCAAGGACGAGTACGCCCTCTCCGACGAGGTCCTCGACCGGATCTCCGCCGTGGACGGCGTCGCCGGGGTGTACGGCCGCGTCGAGGGCTTCGCCGGGGTCGCCGACCCCGACGGGAAGCTCATCGGCGTCGGCTGGTCCAACAAGGGCTCCAACTTCGCCCCCGGCAAGGACGGCAAGGACGCCGCGTACACGTTCACCGACGGCTCCGGCCCGGTGAAGGACGACCAGATCGCCCTGGACGAGGACTCCGCCGGCAAGGGCGAGTACCAGGTCGGCGACCGGGTGCGCGTGGCGACCAACGGCCCGGTGAAGGAGTACACCCTCAGCGGTGTCTTCACCACCGAGGACGGCGCCGTCAACGCGGGCGGCAGCCTCGTCCTCTTCGACACCGCCGTCGCCCAGAAGCAGTACCTGCGACCCGGCTACTTCGAGAGCGCCACCGTCGCCGCCGCCCCCGGCGCCGACGACGCGCGGATCCTGAAGGCGGTCGAGCCGCTGCTGCCGGACACCGCCGAGGCCCAGACCGGCCGGGCACTCGCCGACGAGCAGGCCGACCAGATCGAACAGGGCATGGGCAACCTCAAGCAGGTCCTGCTCGGCTTCGCGGGCATCGCGCTCTTCGTGGGGATCTTCCTGATCTCCAACACCTTCACGATGCTGGTCGCGCAGCGCACCAAGGAGATCGCCCTGATGCGCGCCGTCGGCGCGTCCCGCAGGCAGATCACCCGCTCGGTGCTCGCCGAGGCCGCGCTGGTGGGCCTGGTGGCCTCGGCCGTCGGCTTCGCCCTCGGCGTCGGTCTGGCCGTCGGACTGCGCTCCGGCATGGCCGCGTTCGACATGAAGATGCCGGCCGGTCCGCTGGTCCTGTCCGCCACACCGGTGGTCGCGGCGTTCGCGGTGGGCGTGCTGATCACGGTGTTCGCCGCCTGGCTGCCCGGCCGCCGGGCCGCGAAGATCCCGCCGGTGGCGGCCATGAACAGCGTCCACGCGGTGGCCACCACCAAGTCGCTCGTGGTGCGCAACTCCATCGGCGCCGCCATCACCGCCCTCGGTGCGGCGGGAATCGTCGCGGGCGCTTCGGCCGGCGGCGACGACGGCCGGATGTACATCGGCGCGGGCGCGTTCTTCGCGCTGATCGGCGTGATCGTCCTCATCCCGCTGCTGTCCCGGCCCGTGATCGCGCTCGTCCGTCCGCTGCTCGTCGGCCCCTTCGGGGTGGCGGGCAAGCTGGCCGGCCAGAACGCGGTCCGCAACCCGCGCCGTACCGGCGCCACCGCCTCGGCGCTGGCGATCGGACTGACGCTGGTGACCGCCCTGTCGGTGCTCGGCGTCACGGTCGGCGCGGCCATCGACAAGATGACCACGGACAACATCAGGGCCGACTACATGGTCTCGATGGCCAACGGGGGCGACCTCGACCGGTCCGCGCTGACGGCCCTGGAGAAGGCCGACGGCGTGTCCGCGGTGTCGCCGCAGCAGGACGCCTACTTCCAGGTCGACGGCGAGTACGTGTCCGCCTCGGCGGTCACCCCCGGCGACATCGAGAAGGTCCTGACCGTCGACGTCGTCAGCGGCAACGCGGGCTCGCTGGCCCAGGGCCGGATCGCGGTCGCCGAGAAGACGGCCGAGAACAGGGGCTGGAAGCCCGGCGACACCGTCCCCGTCACCTTCGACGACGACGAGAAGGCCACGCTGACGGTCGGTGCCGTCTACAAGGACAGCGAGTTCCTCTCCCCCGTCCTCGTCGACCGGAAGGTCGTGGACCGGCACGAGGCGAAGCCGTCCATCCGGCAGATCTTCGTCAAGGTCGACGGCGGCCAGTCCGCGGCGAACGAGAAGGTCCTCGTCGACGCGCTCGGCGACAACCCCGCGATCACCGTGATGGACCGGCAGGACATCCGCGACGAGTTCGGCGGCGCCATCAACACCCTGCTGAACGTCATGTACGGCCTGCTGGCGATGGCCCTGATCATCGCGGTCCTCGGCGTCGTCAACACCCTCGCGATGTCCGTCTTCGAACGGCAGCAGGAGATCGGCATGCTGCGCGCGATCGGTCTCGACCGGCGCCGGGTGAAGCGGATGGTGCGGCTGGAGGCGGTCGTCATCTCGGTGTTCGGCGCGGTGGTCGGCATCGGACTCGGCACCTTCCTCGGCTGGGCGATCGGCGAGACCGTCGCGGACAGCATCCCGGGGTACGCGCTGGTCCTGCCCTGGGACCGGATCGGGATCTTCGTGGTGCTGGCCGGTCTGGTGGGCGTCCTGGCCGCCCTGTGGCCGGCCCGCAACGCCGCCCGGCTGAACATGCTGAACGCGATCAAGGCCGAGTGA